Proteins encoded together in one Camelus dromedarius isolate mCamDro1 chromosome 11, mCamDro1.pat, whole genome shotgun sequence window:
- the RAP1B gene encoding ras-related protein Rap-1b isoform X1 — protein MREYKLVVLGSGGVGKSALTVQFVQGIFVEKYDPTIEDSYRKQVEVDAQQCMLEILDTAGTEQFTAMRDLYMKNGQGFALVYSITAQSTFNDLQDLREQILRVKDTDDVPMILVGNKCDLEDERVVGKEQGQNLARQWNNCAFLESSAKSKINVNEIFYDLVRQINRKTPVPGKARKKSSCQLL, from the exons ATGCGTGAGTATAAGCTAGTCGTTCTTGGCTCGGGAGGCGTTGGAAAATCTGCTCTG ACTGTACAATTTGTTCAAggaatttttgttgaaaaatacGATCCTACGATAGAAGATTCTTATAGAAAG CAAGTTGAAGTAGATGCACAACAGTGTATGCTTGAAATCTTGGATACTGCAGGAACG GAACAATTTACAGCAATGAGGGATTTGTACATGAAAAATGGACAAGGCTTTGCATTAGTTTATTCCATCACAGCACAGTCCACATTTAATGATTTACAAGATCTCAGAGAACAGATTCTTCGAGTTAAAGACACTGATGAT GTTCCAATGATTCTGGTTGGTAATAAGTGTGACTTGGAAGATGAAAGAGTGGTAGGAAAGGAACAAGGTCAAAATCTAGCAAGACAGTGGAACAACTGTGCATTCTTAGAATCCTCTGCgaaatcaaaaataaatgttaatgag ATCTTTTATGACCTAGTGCGGCAAATTAACAGAAAAACTCCAGTGCCTGGGAAGGCCCGCAAAAAGTCGTCATGTCAGCTGCTTTAA
- the RAP1B gene encoding ras-related protein Rap-1b isoform X2 → MRDLYMKNGQGFALVYSITAQSTFNDLQDLREQILRVKDTDDVPMILVGNKCDLEDERVVGKEQGQNLARQWNNCAFLESSAKSKINVNEIFYDLVRQINRKTPVPGKARKKSSCQLL, encoded by the exons ATGAGGGATTTGTACATGAAAAATGGACAAGGCTTTGCATTAGTTTATTCCATCACAGCACAGTCCACATTTAATGATTTACAAGATCTCAGAGAACAGATTCTTCGAGTTAAAGACACTGATGAT GTTCCAATGATTCTGGTTGGTAATAAGTGTGACTTGGAAGATGAAAGAGTGGTAGGAAAGGAACAAGGTCAAAATCTAGCAAGACAGTGGAACAACTGTGCATTCTTAGAATCCTCTGCgaaatcaaaaataaatgttaatgag ATCTTTTATGACCTAGTGCGGCAAATTAACAGAAAAACTCCAGTGCCTGGGAAGGCCCGCAAAAAGTCGTCATGTCAGCTGCTTTAA